The genomic interval CTTCAGACAATGGACGTATGCAGTACTTTAAATCCGGCAACAAAGAAGCGATGATTAATTTAGCAAAAAATCCTGCTGGGATGAATGCCAGTTTATCAATGGGTGAACAATTAGAAGGTAAGAAAGTTTATGTCATCAGCTTAAATGATAATCCTGCAGATGGTCGTGATATTTCTTGGATTTACGATGCCGACTTTGAAAAATTAAGCAATCAAGATATTGAAACAATTATTGTGACAGGTTCTCGTGCAGAAGAATTGCAGTTGCGATTAAAATTAGCTGAAGTTAATGTAGCGGTTGTTGTTGAAAAAGATATTTATAAAGCAACAGCACGCACAATGGATTATTCAGGCAAAACAGTCGCAATTCCAAACTATACATCACTTGAGCCGATGCTTGAACAATTGAACCGTTCATTTGAAATGAGGGAAAATCAATGAATGAATTAACAGTCTATCATTTTATGCCAGATAAATTGAATCTATATAGTGATATTGGTAATATTATTGCTTTAAAACAACGTGCAAAATGGCGCAATATCAAACTGAATGTTGTCGAAGTGAATGAAACAGAAGGTGTAACGTTAGAGAATTGCGATATCTTCTTCATCGGCGGCGGCAGTGACCGTGAACAAGCATTAGCTACAGAAGAACTAAGCAAAATTAAAAGCCAATTGAAAACTGCGATTGAAGACGGTATGCCCGGCCTTACAATTTGCGGGGGTTATCAATTCTTAGGTACAAAATATATCACTCCTGATGGAACTGAACTTGAAGGGCTAGGTATTTTAGACTTTTATACGGAGTCTAAAAAAGAGCGTTTAACAGGTGACATTGTTATTGAAAGTGATACCTTTGGGACAATTGTTGGATTTGAAAACCACGGTGGCAGAACTTATCATGATTTCGGCACTTTCGGCAAAGTGAAATATGGTTTTGGAAATAATGAAGAAGATCAAAGAGAAGGTATTCATTATAAAAATTTATTAGGTACTTATCTTCATGGACCTGTATTGCCGAAAAACCATGAAATCACAGACTACTTACTGAAAAAAGCGTGTGAAAGAAAAGGTATTCCTTTTGAACCAGAAGCTTTAGAT from Staphylococcus condimenti carries:
- a CDS encoding type 1 glutamine amidotransferase; the protein is MNELTVYHFMPDKLNLYSDIGNIIALKQRAKWRNIKLNVVEVNETEGVTLENCDIFFIGGGSDREQALATEELSKIKSQLKTAIEDGMPGLTICGGYQFLGTKYITPDGTELEGLGILDFYTESKKERLTGDIVIESDTFGTIVGFENHGGRTYHDFGTFGKVKYGFGNNEEDQREGIHYKNLLGTYLHGPVLPKNHEITDYLLKKACERKGIPFEPEALDNTEEEAAKQAIVERLEKQHK